Part of the Lolium rigidum isolate FL_2022 chromosome 6, APGP_CSIRO_Lrig_0.1, whole genome shotgun sequence genome, GTGCCGGTGATATAGAAAACAGTGGTATTGCAACTGAAGTTTGTAGAAAACTTTGCTTCTAAACAGAGCCTTGTTTAAATACTGTGATTTTGAAACAAACTTTGCATCCAAATGATCAATGGCAGTTTGACGATTTTCCATTCCTTTCAATACATGGTTGACGTTTTAGGAAGATGAGATGAGAGATGAGAGATGAGAGATGAGAAGATGGCACCGCCGATGATGTGCTTGCTATCTTCAGGAGTACTGTTTCAGTCAATAGTCATCACTACAAAAAGATGATGTCTTGGCAATCGTACTATCAACAACAAGACCCAACAAATCCACAATTACTCCGAAGAAAATGTCAATAAATCCGGTGGCAAATATCGATAATGTTTATATATAATCTTAGTTTGCATTTAGGGCAAACCAAGCGATCGAACAGCAAATAAGTCTTGTAGGTATCACGAGATGTTTACAACGAAAAACGAACTTCCTATCACAAACAGGAACTAAAACCAGAAGCTAAGTTACATTATTGTGCGCGAATCAATCAACTAGAACTGTGCGGAACATGCATGCATATTAGCCTATTAGGGCTTGCTTAATTAGGCGCGTTCTCCGCGGATGCGGCGGGCGAGCTGGATGTCCTTGGGCATGATGGTGACGCGCTTGGCGTGGATGGCGCACAGGTTGGTGTCCTCGAAGAGTCCGACGAGGTATGCTTCGGCGGCCTCCTGGAGCGCGAGCACGGCATGGCTCTGGAAGCGGAGGTCCGTCTTGAAATCCTGCGCGATCTCCCGCACCAGGCGCTGGAACGGAAGCTTGCGGATGAGCAGGTCCGTGCTCTTCTGGTACTTGCGGATCTCGCGTAGCGCGACGGTGCCGGGCCTGTAGCGGTGCGGCTTCTTCACGCCGCCGGTCGTCGGGGCCGACTTCCTCGCCGCCTGCGGAAAACACAAACACACGCGAGATTAAGAATCAATGAAAACCGCTACAGCCTGCACAAAAAGCAAATGGAAAGTCGAAACAAATTTGGAGAGGAGACGGGACGAACAATGGAGGCGAGCTGCTTCCGGGGCGCCTTGCCGCCGGTGGACTTGCGGGCAGTTTGCTTCGTACGCGCCATCTGGACTAGGAGTTGCTGGTGGAACTTGAAAGCGAAGGCGAGGAATTTGAATTGTGGGACGAGAGGTGAGGACCGGGTGAGTATTTATAGGTGGCGAGTGCGCGCCAGAGGCGGTTCGCTGTTGACGTCTAGGAGACGGTTTCCGATCGGATGGCCGGGTGTGCGTGGAGGAAAGCACACGATCCGCGTGCTCGGTTATCATTGGTCGGGAACGACGATGCTGCGGATCGAGGAGAGAAGAAGAACACACCAGAAACCGACCAGGCGATCGAAGCGGCGACCGATCGCCACGCAATGTGGTCATGAATCTACACGGGAAGTGTACAGAAGAAATAAAATGATCGCCACCCGCTTCATGGTCGTGCGCGCCGGCGAGGCCCAGCCCTCACTCAGTCCTATCGTGGTCGTGTTCGCCGGCCGAGAATCCTCGAAGCCCGAGGCGCGGCGGGTCGATGCCGCCGGCGTAGAGAGGGGAAGTCTCTTGCCTGCGTCCTGCTGGCCGAGAAGAGGCCGCCAGACTCCTCCAGGCTCCAGTACATCCTCCGGCTCGTCCTCCTCCCTCCTTTTCTTACTCCAGTGGCAAGTTGAGATCGAGTCCGGCCTGTTAGAAGTTGTATTGTAGTCCCTCTCGTATACGTGTCCTACACGTATTGTATGTCATTGTAACTCTTGTATCTCCTGATATATATACACACCTGGCGACCACGTTTGTGGCAACGCACAACCCATATTattttcacatggtatcagagcaacttCTTCCTTAGATTGCATCTGAAAAATCGCCATGAGCTTGTCTTCGTCTTCCAGCGCGGGCTCGTCTGTAGGATCGATCGGAGGGATCGTTTCTGAAAAACTGACGAGGGAAAACTACCTGATATGGCAGTCTCAAATCCTCCCGGAAATTCGGGGCGCGCAGCTTATGGGCTATCTGGACGGATCTGTTCCAGAACCGTCGAAAACCATCCAGTCGACGGACAAAGGGGCTGAGGTGACCATCCCCAATCCTGAATACGCTCGATGGATCGCCCAAGATCAGACTGTTCTGGCGTATCTTCTCCGCAACATGTCGAGGGAGGTCCTCACGCAGCTCGTTGGCTTGACGAGCTCTGTTGCGGTCTGGAAGGCGGTGACCGAGATGTTTTCCTCCCAATCGAAGGCTCGTGTTGTTCATCTTCGCACCCAACTCAACCAAACCCGGCGCGAAAATTTCTCCACGGGTGCTGCTTATTTTGATCGGGTCAAGTCTCTCACAGATGAGATGTGTACTGCTGGAAAACCacaagatgatgatgatgttgcCTCCTACATCCTTGCTGGATTGGATGATGAGTACAATGGGTTCGTGGCTGCTATCACAGCTTTGATCAAGGCCCAGCAATCTGTGAGTCTTGGAGATCTCTACTCTCAGTTCCTCTCTTATGAATCTCGCCTGGAAGGACAGAACCCCAGCAGCGGCACCAATGGCGATCTGTCTGTCAACGCTGCCTCACGCGGGAATTATGGAAACCGCGCCAACAAAGGGGGCCGCGGTGGTGGGCGAGGAAACTTTCAAGGAGGAGGtggacgtggtggtggaaattactACCATGGTAACAATTCTCAAGGAGGGGGTGGCTATGGAGGCTACTCTCAAGGAGGAGGCAATGGTGGCTACTCTCAAGGAGGGGGCAATGGTGGTTACCGCCAAGACAACAACAATCAGCAACAACAGCGCCAAGGTGGAGGACGTGCTTTTCATGATCGACAAGGGTCGGATGTTGTATGCCAGATTTGTGGCAGGAGTGGGCATCCGGCGTTTCGCTGTTGGAAGAGATTCAACAAAAGTTTTCAAGGTCCTGAACGCTCCGCTAATGCAGCGATGGGATCATATGGTATAGATACCAATTGGTACACTGATACAGGTGCCTCTAATCATATCACGGGAGAGCTGGATCGCCTGACCATGAGTGAACGCTATAATGGTCAAGATCAAATTCACGGGCCCAACGGTAAAGGTATGGATATACATCACATTGGACATTCATTATATTATACCCCTAATCATAATCTTCGTCTCGATAATATTCTCCATGTTCCTGAAGCTACCAAGAGTCTCTTGTCAGTTCATCATCTTGCTAAAGATAATCATGCGTTTCTTGAATATTGGCCTAATTTTTCTCTATTAAGGACCAGGACACGAGGGAAATTCTTCTTCAAGGTAGATGCGTGGGTGGTCTCTATCCTATGCCTTCATCATCCTCGCCATCCACGAAGCAAGCTCTTGGTGTTCAGACTTCTTCACACTGGCATAGGCGCCTAGGACATCCTTCATCCGTTGTGGTTCATCAAATTCTTCGAGACAATGAAATTCCTTTTAGAGAGTCAAATCTAGATTTAGTTTGTGATGCATGTCAAAAGGCTAAAAGCCATCAGTTACCCTATCCCAAGTCTTCTAGTGTGTCTTCTTTTCCTTTAGAACTTgttttctctgatgtatggggccctgcTCCCGCGTCTGTTGGAAGAAATAAATATTATgtcagtt contains:
- the LOC124665987 gene encoding histone H3.3-like — translated: MARTKQTARKSTGGKAPRKQLASIAARKSAPTTGGVKKPHRYRPGTVALREIRKYQKSTDLLIRKLPFQRLVREIAQDFKTDLRFQSHAVLALQEAAEAYLVGLFEDTNLCAIHAKRVTIMPKDIQLARRIRGERA